A region from the Methylocella sp. genome encodes:
- the icmH gene encoding type IVB secretion system protein IcmH/DotU yields the protein MSDKDQSPAPEERDDRTAFRPTAEPKPQPDAAPTHHSQDTMRARASSEDPAISRTSSPQRSTDDADSVLKPAPPPRQPVAPGQNLSIPNDNPILRAAGPLLLLLGRLRAALLRVPRPGPTARIAAAIETCDRDMRSAGVAPDDAAAAKYVLCATADEVLGNLPGGDGADAARSGLVAHFFSENNDGRRFLAELDRAKRSPRAHYFLLELIHACLTLGFQGSDRMLSGREATLQKIRRDLSELLQKTQPIQQSLSTHWRGQSLGCHAVRLRAPLWVSASVIALALFGVFVGFRIALGHRAEAAAEALGALNPPTQAAIGRKVAVAPPPLPPPTEAQVSQLNHIRNVLGPNIAAGTIRVDSTANQIVIRISDSFLFQPGKSAILDDARALMMYIALALDDEKAVRVVGHSDAAPISNARFASNFELSLEQAKAVSALLKQSLSQPERVEAEGKGPDAPIASNDTPEGRDQNRRVEIIVPRSD from the coding sequence ATGAGCGACAAAGATCAATCCCCCGCACCCGAAGAGCGCGATGATCGGACGGCTTTCCGTCCGACAGCTGAGCCAAAGCCGCAACCGGACGCGGCTCCCACTCATCATTCGCAAGACACAATGAGGGCGCGGGCAAGCAGCGAGGATCCCGCCATATCCCGGACCAGTTCCCCCCAGCGCTCGACCGACGACGCTGATTCGGTTTTGAAGCCAGCGCCGCCGCCACGGCAGCCGGTTGCGCCGGGCCAGAATCTCAGCATCCCGAACGACAATCCGATCCTGCGGGCGGCGGGACCGCTGCTGCTTCTGCTCGGCCGTTTGCGGGCTGCGCTTCTCCGGGTCCCTCGGCCTGGGCCAACCGCGCGGATCGCCGCAGCGATAGAGACATGCGACCGCGACATGAGAAGCGCCGGCGTCGCGCCGGACGACGCTGCCGCCGCCAAATACGTCCTATGCGCGACCGCTGACGAGGTCCTGGGCAATCTTCCGGGCGGCGATGGCGCCGACGCGGCCCGATCTGGGCTAGTGGCGCATTTTTTTAGTGAAAACAACGACGGGCGCCGTTTTCTCGCCGAACTCGACCGCGCCAAGCGGAGCCCCCGCGCGCATTACTTCTTGCTCGAACTGATTCACGCTTGTCTGACGTTGGGATTTCAGGGCTCCGACCGAATGTTGTCCGGCCGGGAGGCCACTTTGCAGAAGATTCGGCGCGACCTCTCGGAGCTTCTGCAAAAAACACAGCCCATCCAGCAATCATTGTCGACGCATTGGCGTGGCCAGTCGCTTGGCTGTCACGCCGTTCGTCTGCGCGCGCCGCTCTGGGTTTCCGCCAGCGTCATCGCTCTTGCGTTGTTCGGCGTCTTCGTCGGATTCCGGATCGCCCTCGGTCATCGCGCGGAGGCGGCGGCCGAAGCGCTCGGCGCGTTGAATCCGCCGACGCAGGCAGCGATCGGCCGCAAAGTCGCGGTCGCGCCGCCCCCGCTTCCGCCGCCAACGGAGGCGCAAGTCTCCCAACTCAATCACATCCGTAATGTATTGGGGCCGAATATCGCGGCGGGAACCATCCGCGTCGATTCGACCGCCAATCAGATCGTCATTCGCATCTCCGACAGCTTTCTGTTCCAACCTGGGAAATCGGCCATTCTCGACGATGCGCGCGCGCTCATGATGTATATCGCGCTCGCGCTCGACGACGAAAAAGCCGTCAGGGTCGTCGGGCATTCCGACGCTGCGCCAATCTCCAACGCGCGGTTCGCTTCGAATTTCGAACTGTCTCTGGAGCAGGCCAAAGCCGTGAGCGCTCTGCTGAAACAGTCCCTCTCGCAGCCGGAGCGGGTCGAGGCGGAAGGCAAAGGCCCTGATGCGCCGATCGCGTCGAACGATACGCCCGAAGGGCGCGACCAGAATCGCCGGGTCGAAATCATCGTCCCACGCAGCGATTGA
- the tssM gene encoding type VI secretion system membrane subunit TssM: protein MSGTSWLRILIRLIGAIAVATLIWFGGPLLPFRETHPLEEAFPRLAAILAVFALVASAGLYRWRRRRKGVERIARGMSVDESDAPLLTARMKEALSALRNRGGLAKYLYDLPWYVVIGPPGSGKSTALVNSGLKFPLTAGIAPRAVAGVGGARGCDWWFASDAVFLETADRHTTQDLDAKPNQNSWAAFLDLLKRNRSRQPINGVLVAFSLEDLLILPPAEVAAHAAAIKAQLLELRQRLKVDFPVYALFTKADLVVGFMEFFADLDEAGRTQVWGETFQTTDKSKSMLAEAPAAFAALVERLNKRVTRRLAEEKDATNRILLFGFPAQMAALRQPVTNFLSKIFDPAHYQSNAALRGFYFSSATQQGAPIDQLLGALAKGLAAEAVGAPAYSGQRKSFFLTDLIRKVLIGEAGWVSTQRGQRVVKKVALASMLVAAPLLIGAWWINYARNSDRIAHIEEAAAKYSVLAGDVGRSDTVSDRDLSKILPELHSLRFLPGGFGDNSNSLSGGFGLNQSARLKSAAETAYGVGLERLLRPRLIYRLEERLEANGNDPAALFEALKVYLMLGGLARADRQLLINWMERDWSENLYPGPRNSEGRKELEQHLLAMLDLETGRGSSVPLNGPLVEKIQAKLASENVADRAFRTLAARAKASSRPDWSAGKAGGAEALVVFDQSIGAIQVPYFLTKPGFEQDFIMAAPGIVDEISRDRWVLGAAGEQPAIAEQYDKLEENLVDVYAKAFIDAWREAIDKLKLRRLITERPSYPLLAAASSSASPIGRLLQSIRDETLLTDAEQALATDAAGDEPPVASITGAGGQTPAQMIDAALAPFHRLVEGDAGRRPIDLVISQLNEIRANLSRLASNGSSADQLESQIAASVAKLKTDASSLPQPFNHMMEETADDATREIVDLVVARTADKLRNSVTMACRERISSRFPFNRSAARDVSLEDFARMFGPKGLIDQFVSENILPASGAEWKWRDGSQLAKKLAPTALADFQLAAEIREAFFGADSAVPGFSYAVTPPALRASRLEIDATVINGGAKAITVQWPGPAAIHRTALRLRSSKAPAIERQGVWSIYRMLDAGRVNGDGTLATFSIGGRDLQYRFNASATSPSATLKPLDLIQLRKFHCPNGA from the coding sequence ATGAGTGGAACATCCTGGTTACGCATCCTCATCAGATTGATTGGCGCGATCGCGGTCGCGACGCTGATCTGGTTCGGGGGCCCGCTCCTGCCCTTCCGCGAGACTCATCCGCTTGAGGAGGCCTTTCCGCGGCTTGCGGCGATCCTAGCCGTCTTCGCGCTCGTTGCGAGCGCTGGACTCTATAGGTGGCGTCGGCGCCGCAAAGGGGTCGAGCGCATCGCTCGCGGCATGAGCGTCGACGAAAGCGACGCTCCGCTTTTGACCGCGCGCATGAAAGAGGCGCTCAGCGCGTTGCGCAACCGTGGCGGCCTCGCAAAGTATCTCTATGACCTGCCCTGGTATGTGGTGATCGGACCGCCTGGATCCGGCAAATCGACAGCGCTCGTCAATTCGGGATTGAAGTTTCCGTTGACCGCCGGCATTGCGCCTCGCGCGGTCGCAGGCGTCGGAGGCGCACGCGGCTGCGATTGGTGGTTCGCCAGCGACGCCGTATTCCTCGAAACCGCAGATCGCCATACGACGCAGGATTTAGACGCCAAGCCGAATCAAAACAGCTGGGCCGCCTTCCTCGATCTGCTCAAACGCAATCGCTCCCGCCAGCCGATCAATGGCGTTCTCGTCGCCTTCAGCTTGGAAGATCTGCTTATCCTTCCGCCGGCCGAAGTCGCGGCTCATGCCGCCGCCATCAAAGCGCAGCTCCTCGAATTGCGCCAGCGGCTGAAGGTCGATTTTCCCGTCTATGCGTTGTTCACCAAGGCCGATCTCGTGGTCGGCTTCATGGAGTTTTTCGCAGATCTCGACGAGGCCGGCCGGACGCAGGTCTGGGGCGAGACGTTTCAAACGACGGACAAGAGCAAATCCATGCTCGCCGAGGCTCCAGCCGCCTTTGCGGCCCTCGTCGAGCGGTTGAACAAACGCGTGACCCGGAGATTAGCCGAGGAGAAGGACGCGACAAACCGTATTCTTCTGTTCGGATTTCCCGCGCAAATGGCGGCGCTGCGCCAGCCCGTCACAAATTTTCTCAGCAAGATTTTCGATCCGGCGCACTATCAGAGCAACGCCGCCCTGCGCGGGTTCTACTTCTCCTCGGCGACGCAGCAAGGCGCGCCAATCGATCAATTGCTCGGCGCGCTCGCCAAGGGATTAGCCGCTGAGGCGGTCGGAGCTCCCGCCTATTCCGGCCAGCGCAAGAGCTTTTTTCTGACCGACCTGATCAGGAAGGTGTTGATTGGCGAGGCCGGCTGGGTGTCGACGCAGCGCGGCCAGCGTGTGGTCAAGAAGGTCGCCCTCGCGAGCATGCTCGTCGCCGCGCCGCTCCTCATCGGCGCGTGGTGGATCAACTACGCAAGGAACAGCGACCGGATAGCCCATATTGAAGAGGCGGCGGCCAAATATTCCGTGCTCGCCGGGGACGTCGGCCGCTCCGATACAGTCAGTGACCGCGATCTGAGTAAAATCCTTCCCGAATTGCATTCGCTGCGGTTTTTGCCGGGCGGTTTCGGCGATAATTCCAACTCGCTGTCCGGCGGCTTCGGATTGAACCAAAGCGCGCGGCTGAAATCCGCGGCGGAGACTGCCTATGGCGTCGGCCTCGAACGTCTGCTGCGGCCGCGCCTCATCTATCGACTCGAGGAGCGGCTCGAAGCCAATGGCAATGATCCTGCGGCGCTGTTTGAGGCGCTCAAGGTCTATTTGATGCTGGGCGGGCTCGCGAGGGCAGATCGGCAATTGCTGATCAATTGGATGGAGCGCGATTGGTCGGAAAATCTTTATCCCGGACCAAGGAACAGCGAAGGACGCAAGGAGCTCGAACAGCATCTCCTCGCCATGCTCGATCTCGAAACGGGGCGCGGCTCCTCCGTGCCGTTGAACGGCCCGCTTGTCGAGAAAATCCAGGCAAAGCTGGCGAGCGAAAATGTCGCCGATCGCGCTTTTCGGACGTTGGCGGCGCGGGCGAAGGCGAGCTCGCGCCCCGATTGGTCAGCGGGCAAAGCCGGCGGCGCCGAAGCTTTGGTTGTCTTCGACCAATCGATCGGGGCGATCCAGGTCCCTTATTTTCTGACCAAGCCCGGCTTCGAACAGGACTTCATCATGGCCGCGCCCGGCATCGTCGATGAAATATCGCGGGATCGATGGGTTCTGGGCGCAGCCGGCGAGCAACCGGCGATCGCGGAGCAGTATGACAAGCTGGAGGAAAATCTGGTCGACGTTTACGCCAAAGCTTTCATTGACGCATGGCGCGAGGCCATCGACAAATTGAAGCTTCGGCGCCTGATCACTGAGCGACCGTCCTATCCGCTATTGGCCGCGGCATCCTCCAGCGCTTCGCCGATTGGCCGCCTTCTCCAATCGATCCGCGACGAGACGCTGTTGACCGACGCGGAGCAGGCTCTTGCGACGGACGCCGCAGGCGACGAGCCGCCCGTCGCCTCCATCACGGGAGCGGGCGGACAGACGCCGGCGCAAATGATCGATGCGGCGCTTGCGCCCTTTCATCGACTGGTCGAAGGCGATGCGGGGCGGCGGCCAATCGACCTCGTGATTTCGCAATTGAATGAGATCCGCGCCAATCTGAGCCGCCTCGCCTCGAACGGCTCCTCCGCCGATCAGCTGGAGAGCCAAATCGCCGCCAGCGTCGCCAAGCTCAAGACCGATGCATCGAGCCTGCCGCAACCCTTCAATCATATGATGGAGGAGACTGCTGATGACGCGACGCGCGAAATTGTCGATCTCGTTGTCGCGAGGACCGCCGACAAATTGCGCAATTCCGTCACCATGGCTTGCCGGGAACGGATCTCAAGCCGTTTTCCTTTCAACCGGTCCGCCGCGCGCGATGTCTCGCTGGAGGATTTCGCCCGCATGTTCGGGCCGAAAGGATTGATCGACCAGTTCGTCAGCGAAAATATTCTCCCCGCATCCGGGGCGGAATGGAAATGGCGCGACGGCAGCCAGCTCGCCAAAAAACTCGCGCCGACGGCGCTGGCCGATTTCCAGCTCGCGGCCGAGATCCGCGAGGCGTTCTTCGGGGCCGACTCCGCGGTCCCTGGTTTTTCCTATGCGGTGACGCCGCCAGCGCTCCGCGCCTCAAGGCTGGAGATCGACGCGACAGTCATCAACGGCGGCGCCAAAGCGATAACTGTGCAATGGCCAGGTCCAGCTGCAATTCACCGCACAGCGCTCAGACTTCGTTCCAGCAAAGCTCCAGCCATTGAGCGTCAAGGCGTCTGGTCGATCTACCGGATGCTTGACGCCGGTCGCGTCAATGGCGATGGAACCCTCGCGACTTTCTCTATCGGCGGCCGCGATCTGCAATATCGGTTCAATGCGAGCGCGACTTCCCCTAGCGCAACCTTAAAGCCGCTCGACTTGATTCAGTTGCGCAAATTCCACTGCCCCAACGGA